One window of the Methylocystis parvus OBBP genome contains the following:
- a CDS encoding uracil-DNA glycosylase family protein — protein sequence MAREEAAKLEALATQIRACRRCADAAAPLPHDPRPVFRVSPTARLLVASQAPGNLVNQTGVPFNDPSGERLRDWMGVDRDIFYDVSRIAIVPMGFCFPGNDAAGGDLPPRPECRKLWHDPLFAALPKIETVLAIGRYAQDYHFARLGHGLPKGASVSQTVARWREFQGARPLIFPLPHPSWRNTGWLKKNPWFEAEVLPALRAEVARLVGTCDKPA from the coding sequence ATGGCGCGCGAGGAGGCCGCGAAACTGGAGGCGCTGGCGACGCAAATCCGCGCCTGCCGCCGCTGCGCCGACGCCGCCGCGCCCCTGCCCCACGATCCGCGGCCGGTGTTCCGGGTCTCCCCTACCGCGCGGCTTCTCGTCGCAAGCCAGGCTCCAGGCAATCTCGTCAATCAGACGGGCGTCCCCTTCAACGATCCCTCCGGCGAGCGGCTGCGCGACTGGATGGGGGTCGATCGCGACATATTCTACGATGTCTCCCGGATCGCCATCGTCCCCATGGGCTTCTGCTTTCCGGGCAATGACGCCGCCGGCGGCGACCTGCCGCCCCGCCCTGAATGCCGCAAGCTGTGGCACGATCCGCTTTTCGCGGCGCTTCCAAAGATCGAAACCGTGCTCGCCATCGGACGCTATGCGCAGGACTATCACTTCGCGCGTCTCGGTCATGGCCTGCCCAAAGGGGCGAGCGTCTCGCAGACGGTCGCGCGCTGGCGGGAGTTTCAGGGCGCGCGGCCCCTGATCTTCCCACTCCCCCACCCGTCCTGGCGGAACACGGGCTGGCTGAAGAAAAATCCCTGGTTCGAAGCCGAAGTTCTGCCGGCGCTTCGCGCCGAGGTCGCCCGGCTTGTCGGAACATGCGACAAGCCGGCATGA
- a CDS encoding glutathione S-transferase family protein — protein MLLYDSPLAPNPRRVRIFLAEKGVCVPTRPVDLMTLEHKRSDFEGVNPLRAVPALVLDDGAVLTESVAICRYFEWLHPEPNLFGRDGRDQAFVEMWQRRMEFALFMPVAFAFRHSHPRLAALEQPQMPEFAAAQRPRAIDAMRFLDRELAGRPFVAGETFSIADITAFVALELTKLARIDIPAELANLARWRAETGARPSAAA, from the coding sequence ATGCTGCTCTACGACTCGCCGCTCGCGCCGAATCCAAGGCGAGTCCGGATTTTTCTCGCCGAGAAGGGCGTTTGCGTCCCCACGCGCCCGGTCGACCTCATGACCCTCGAGCATAAGCGATCCGATTTTGAAGGCGTTAACCCTCTGCGCGCGGTTCCCGCGCTCGTTCTCGACGATGGCGCTGTGCTGACCGAGTCCGTCGCCATCTGCCGTTACTTTGAATGGCTTCACCCCGAGCCGAACCTCTTCGGGCGCGACGGCCGCGATCAGGCCTTCGTCGAGATGTGGCAACGACGAATGGAGTTCGCCCTCTTCATGCCTGTCGCCTTCGCCTTCCGGCACAGCCACCCGAGATTGGCGGCGCTCGAACAGCCGCAAATGCCGGAGTTCGCCGCCGCACAGCGTCCGCGTGCGATCGACGCCATGCGCTTTCTGGACCGCGAATTGGCCGGCCGTCCTTTCGTCGCGGGAGAAACTTTCTCTATCGCCGACATCACCGCCTTCGTCGCCCTGGAGCTGACCAAACTGGCGCGGATCGACATCCCGGCGGAACTCGCCAATCTCGCGCGCTGGCGGGCCGAGACGGGCGCGCGCCCGAGCGCGGCGGCCTGA